A genomic region of Cannabis sativa cultivar Pink pepper isolate KNU-18-1 chromosome 1, ASM2916894v1, whole genome shotgun sequence contains the following coding sequences:
- the LOC133039210 gene encoding uncharacterized protein LOC133039210, producing MIEFFLTYKNLLLQALLSLSLTLFLVFLKIPIFFLHGLFTYIHPDNLSNGVKAAIRRPDTSDSTSRNNTELRKRNKSKDKFEFDENNAQIFRLKLDEAHLQSRLFSDDYRNAFTISFVAISCFLLHVYLSSSASEESGFGILVPVLLGSVAVFKLLILLAKLSFEKSASRRSEKLLCVVFGILGLILGSVTCCRFTSLVLDFDFGSIDGFGRMFIAVFMSCTSTILFMPSMKIARSFWLGTDQIRSNLSVMTCEWYGRFVLYANYLLMTLTGLLWIKPLSELLVINNNNTKNSIRNAERLAGNIGFSPSEFDKLRIWSLVLSGVLQLVALRPNLQMYLNEALLSWYQRLHASKVPDLDYSRAKVFLHNHYLCLVVIQFFAPPMLILLFVGFSQVDGHYFDNYQFMCSLLPCSAFVKEVGLFMAWWVVFVSSVYTSATIALFRCGNLYLS from the coding sequence ATGATCGAATTCTTCCTTACCTACAAGAATTTGTTACTCCAAGCCCTTCTCTCACTCTCACTCACCCTTTTTCTCGTCTTCCTCAAAATCCCCATCTTCTTCCTCCACGGTCTCTTCACTTACATTCACCCAGACAACCTAAGTAATGGCGTCAAAGCCGCTATTCGGAGGCCCGACACCTCCGATTCCACTTCCAGAAACAATACTGAGCTCAGAAAGAGGAACAAATCCAAGGACAAGTTTGAGTTCGATGAAAACAATGCCCAGATCTTCAGACTCAAGCTCGACGAAGCCCATCTTCAATCACGCCTCTTTTCCGATGACTATCGTAACGCTTTTACAATCTCATTCGTTGCTATTTCTTGTTTTTTACTTCATGTATACTTAAGTAGTAGCGCATCAGAAGAATCTGGGTTTGGGATTTTGGTTCCGGTTCTTTTAGGTTCCGTTGCTGTTTTTAAGTTACTGATATTGCTGGCTAAACTTTCGTTTGAAAAATCTGCTTCGAGGCGCTCGGAGAAGCTATTATGTGTTGTTTTTGGGATTTTAGGATTGATATTAGGGAGTGTGACTTGTTGTAGATTTACTTCCTTGGTTTTAGATTTTGATTTTGGTTCAATTGATGGGTTTGGAAGAATGTTCATTGCTGTTTTTATGAGCTGCACATCCACAATATTGTTCATGCCCTCCATGAAGATTGCCAGATCGTTTTGGCTTGGGACAGATCAAATTAGGTCTAATTTATCAGTGATGACATGTGAATGGTATGGTAGATTTGTGTTATATGCAAACTATTTGTTGATGACATTAACAGGGCTGTTATGGATCAAGCCCTTATCTGAATTGCttgttattaataataacaacacGAAAAATAGTATTCGAAATGCAGAAAGATTGGCAGGGAATATCGGGTTTTCGCCTTCTGAGTTTGATAAACTCAGAATTTGGTCGTTGGTTCTTTCAGGTGTCTTGCAACTTGTTGCATTACGCCCCAACTTGCAAATGTACCTAAATGAGGCACTTCTTTCATGGTATCAACGATTGCATGCTAGCAAGGTTCCTGATTTGGATTATAGTAGAGCAAAGGTTTTCTTGCACAATCACTACTTGTGCCTTGTAGTTATTCAGTTCTTTGCACCACCAATGTTGATACTTCTCTTTGTTGGATTTTCTCAAGTTGATGGTCACTATTTTGATAATTACCAATTCATGTGCAGCCTACTGCCTTGTTCTGCCTTTGTGAAAGAAGTGGGTTTATTCATGGCTTGGTGGGTTGTCTTTGTTTCATCTGTTTACACTTCAGCAACTATTGCCCTTTTTCGGTGTGGCAACTTGTATTTATCTTGA
- the LOC133039220 gene encoding DCC family protein At1g52590, chloroplastic, which yields MAMQLQFPYGGVRLRVSQPAHLSRRLTPFATLSPPRADDGVDWVKATSTFFQKDTRPIMLFDGVCNLCNGGVKFVRDNDRNRRIRFEALQSEAGKNLLRRSGRAPDDISSVVLVEKDRSYIKSEAVLKIMEYIDLPFPQLAFFLHFVPLFARDFMYDNVANNRYTIFGRSESCEL from the exons ATGGCCATGCAACTCCAATTTCCATACGGTGGTGTACGATTACGCGTCTCACAACCGGCGCACCTTAGCAGAAGGCTTACTCCTTTTGCTACCCTATCTCCTCCCCGAGCCGATGATGGCGTTGACTGGGTCAAAGCTACTTCGACCTTCTTCCAGAAAGATACCCGACCCATTATGTTATTTGATG gtgtTTGTAACTTATGTAATGGAGGTGTAAAGTTTGTACGTGATAATGATCGAAATAG GAGAATAAGGTTTGAGGCTCTTCAAAGTGAAGCTGGCAAGAATCTTCTTAGGAGGTCAGGAAGAGCACCAGATGATATATCAAGTGTTGTTCTTGTTGAAAAAGATAG ATCATATATTAAGTCAGAAGCTGTTTTAAAGATAATGGAATATATAGACTTGCCTTTTCCCCAATTAGCTTTCTTCCTACACTTCGTACCACT ATTTGCGAGAGATTTTATGTATGACAATGTTGCAAACAATCGTTACACAATTTTTGGTCGTTCAGAATCATGTGAGCTATAG
- the LOC133039214 gene encoding RHOMBOID-like protein 5: protein MGKWSTSPPDIEKGHHHHHNKSRPPPPPPQFCPPTPKPWFPWLVPLILLANIAMFVYSMYLNDCPSTIDGALDQCILYHYLKRFSFQPFKENPLIGPTTTTLKQLGALDRNLVVEHHQVWRLLSCMWLHAGVVHLLTNMLSLIFIGIRLEQEFGFLRIGILYVLSGFGGSLLSSLNLDPSERPTISVGASGALFGLLGAMLSELLTNWTIYANKCAALLTLILIIILNLAFGFLPHVDNSAHIGGFMAGFLLGFILLIRPQFGYVSRKYIPAGYNFKRKPRHKCYQYILWISALLVLLLGYAYGLLNLYGVRPINNNTAL, encoded by the exons ATGGGGAAGTGGTCTACATCGCCGCCAGACATTGAAAAgggtcatcatcatcatcataataaGTCCCGGCCACCGCCACCACCGCCACAATTCTGTCCACCAACACCTAAGCCATGGTTCCCTTGGCTCGTACCTCTCATACTTTTGGCCAACATTGCCATGTTTGTGTACAGCATGTACCTAAACGATTGTCCTTCAACAATTGATGGTGCTCTAGACCAATGTATTCTCTATCATTATTTGAAGAGGTTTTCTTTCCAACCCTTTAAAGAAAATCCTCTCATTGGCCCTACAACCACAAC GCTGAAACAATTAGGGGCTCTTGATAGAAACCTTGTTGTGGAACATCACCAAGTATGGCGCTTGTTATCTTGTATGTGGCTTCATGCTGGTGTTGTCCATTTACTCACCAACATGTTAAGCCTTATCTTTATCGGAATCCGCCTTGAGCAGGAGTTTGGATTTC TGAGAATTGGAATCTTGTATGTACTTTCTGGTTTTGGAGGAAGTTTATTGTCTAGTCTTAATCTTGATCCATCTGAAAGACCAACCATATCAGTTGGTGCATCTGGTGCTCTGTTTGGATTGTTGGGAGCCATGTTATCTGAACTTCTCACTAACTGGACAATTTATGCAAACAAG TGTGCAGCTTTATTAACTCTGATTCTGATAATCATTCTAAATTTGGCCTTTGGATTTCTCCCTCACGTTGACAATTCAGCTCATATCGGAGGCTTCATGGCGGGTTTTCTACTCGGCTTCATTCTTCTGATTCGTCCTCAGTTTGGATACGTTAGCCGTAAATACATTCCTGCTGGGTACAATTTCAAGCGCAAACCTAGACACAAATGTTATCAATACATCTTGTGGATCTCAGCTTTGCTAGTCTTACTTTTGGG ATATGCATATGGCTTGCTTAACCTATATGGCGTTCGGCCAATCAATAATAATACTGCTTTGTAG
- the LOC133034809 gene encoding probable polygalacturonase At1g80170 — protein sequence MATSSAVNILNYGAVGNGIKDDSLAFSKAWSDTCNSVANQSTLLVPSGHTFLVQPLTFTGPCKSPNLYFQLEGGVIAPGGPEKWKIKAQSLISFENVSGLTLDGYGTINGLGKGWWDLSCAHHPKLKGCYDRRPTTLTFIYCTRIRVNNIFMINSPQVHILVWYGNDVKFDSVSINSPALSPNTDGIHIEDSKNVSVFHSVIKAGDDCISIGDQSFHILIVNIFCGPGHGISIGSLGRDGEEVKVENIQVHRANFFGTTNGVRIKTYQVMYTLKFININLVGKGIVQHVGFKNLTFHNVENPIIIDQHYCFDPNGCPDLPTAVHIDDVKFQGAIGTSASEVAMNLNCSKSVPCTNINFKNIRLKPAKSLKRIKSSCNNAYGSNTGTVKPSSCLHS from the exons ATGGCAACTTCAAGTGCagtaaatattttgaattatGGAGCTGTTGGTAATGGCATCAAAGACGACAgcttg GCATTTTCAAAGGCATGGAGTGACACATGCAACTCAGTGGCAAACCAATCTACCTTATTGGTTCCATCTGGTCATACATTTCTGGTCCAACCCCTCACCTTTACCGGTCCATGCAAGTCCCCAAATCTCTATTttcag cTAGAAGGAGGGGTTATAGCACCTGGTGGGCCTGAAAAATGGAAAATAAAGGCTCAAAGTTTGATATCCTTTGAGAATGTAAGTGGGCTCACTCTTGATGGTTATGGGACTATTAATGGACTTGGTAAAGGTTGGTGGGATCTCTCTTGTGCTCACCATCCTAAATTAAAG GGCTGTTACGATAGGAGGCCTACGACACTAACATTCATATATTGTACAAGAATTCGTGTGAATAATATATTCATGATTAATAGTCCACAGGTTCATATACTTGTTTGGTATGGTAATGATGTAAAATTTGACTCTGTTTCTATAAACTCTCCTGCTCTAAGTCCCAATACTGATGGAATTCACATTGAAGACTCTAAAAATGTTTCAGTCTTCCACTCAGTTATCAAAGCTG GGGATGATTGTATATCAATTGGTGATCAGTCTTTCCATATTTTGATCGTTAACATATTTTGCGGCCCTGGTCATGGCATAAG tattGGAAGTTTGGGAAGGGATGGTGAGGAAGTGAAAGTGGAGAACATACAAGTTCATCGTGCTAATTTCTTTGGCACAACTAATGGTGTCCGCATCAAAACATATCAGGTAATgtatacattaaaatttattaatattaatttg GTTGGAAAAGGAATTGTTCAGCATGTTGGATTTAAAAATCTAACGTTTCACAACGTGGAAAATCCAATCATAATTGACCAACACTACTGTTTTGATCCAAATGGCTGCCCAGActtg CCCACGGCAGTTCATATAGACGATGTGAAATTCCAAGGGGCAATTGGGACATCAGCTTCAGAAGTGGCTATGAATCTAAATTGTAGCAAATCAGTGCCTTGTACCAATATTAACTTCAAGAATATACGATTGAAACCAGCAAAATCACTCAAGAGAATCAAGTCAAGTTGCAACAATGCTTATGGATCTAATACTGGAACTGTTAAACCCTCTTCTTGTCTACACAgctag
- the LOC133039216 gene encoding uncharacterized protein LOC133039216: protein MGKRGGAKRVPNSSFGSNNVITLREETTGKKHHHKKGGSSSTNVKHLLKVEHLEKLAVLTGGEVSMPSLAAFFGRRLASVGESLGVSPNPSLFSCRRCETILQPGFNCTIRIEKNNAKARRRSKNHFTFTKNIVVHTCHFCSYRNFMGGTPKGHLKQICPPKVKTTEKSKTPKSNSLNPSSLKEAGEGKDGVENWGEPDLLPLPATSEEFPISHSPATPVVKTVTTLLEAKKRKRNRSVNKKQSESESSSNPTNGEKSITVSSKRRKKSWTTLKEIADSKDQAKYQEIADLPIPFLL from the exons ATGGGCAAGAGAGGAGGGGCCAAAAGGGTACCAAATTCGTCATTTGGGTCTAACAATGTCATAACTCTGAGAGAAGAAACAACAGGGAAAAAACACCACCATAAGAAAGGAGGGTCCTCTTCAACCAACGTCAAGCATTTATTGAAGGTTGAGCACTTGGAGAAGCTAGCGGTTTTGACTGGTGGGGAGGTTTCTATGCCTTCCTTGGCTGCGTTCTTTGGCCGAAGATTGGCTTCTGTTGGGGAGTCTTTGGGTGTTTCTCCTAACCCTTCTCTGTTTTCTTGCCGGAG ATGTGAAACAATTCTTCAGCCTGGCTTCAATTGCACAATTAGAATTGAGAAAAATAATGCAAAGGCACGGCGAAGAAGTAAGAACCACTTTACTTTTACTAAGAATATTGTGGTTCATACTTGCCACTTCTGTTCATATAGGAATTTCATGGGAGGTACTCCAAAAGGACATCTAAAACAGATTTGCCCACCTAAGGTCAAAACCACTGAAAAATCAAAAACCCCAAAATCAAATTCTCTTAACCCTTCCAGCTTAAAGGAGGCCGGTGAAGGTAAAGACGGGGTTGAGAATTGGGGTGAGCCAGATTTACTGCCATTACCAGCAACATCTGAAGAGTTTCCTATTAGTCACAGTCCTGCAACACCTGTGGTGAAAACTGTGACCACTCTGTTGGAagcaaagaagagaaagaggaaCAGATCAGTGAATAAGAAACAATCTGAATCTGAAAGTAGTTCTAACCCTACAAATGGTGAAAAATCGATTACCGTGTCAAGTAAACGAAGGAAAAAATCATGGACTACTTTAAAGGAAATTGCTGATAGCAAAGATCAGGCTAAGTACCAAGAGATAGCTGATTTGCCAATTCCTTTTCTTTTGTAA
- the LOC133033561 gene encoding exocyst complex component SEC5A-like, which produces MSSDNELDEDELLQMALKEQSQRDLNYRRPSSANNRKPAANNARTQPKKASVPQVPKPDGGRGAKARVVVDDDDDDSEVEMLSISSGDDESTDRDNSRPGAVGSRSRPGAGRVSGKDDDGGWDGDEPDRWKRVDEAEISRRVREMRETRTAPVAQKFEKKASVVGKKGFNSLQSFPRGMECVDPLGLGIIDNKSLRLITEASESSPSKQERDSQDQNLRMKLLYCSEKFDAKLFLSRIHQDTSAAELQSGALALKSDLKGRTQQKKKLVKDNFDCFVSCKTTIDDIESKLRRIEEDPEGSGTSNLFNCISGVSSLANRAFQPLFERQAQAEKIRSVQGMLQRFRTLFNLPSTIRGSISKGEYDLAVREYKKAKSIALPSHVGILKRVLEEVEKVMHEFKGMLYKSMEDPNIDLTNLENTVRLLMELEPDSDPVWHYLNIQNQRIRGLLDKCTFDHESRLEILQNEMKEKALSNAKWKQIQQGLNQSTDVYSSLDNHLPLELACEEVDALRGRYIRRLTAVLIHHIPAFWKIALSVFSGKFASTSANKVDDKIGDGKFSTHSLDEVAGMILSTISAYEAKVHSTFNDLEESNILRSFMSDAIKDISKACQAFEAKESAPLVAVTALQTLQSEITKIYILRLCSWMRVSTEEISNKEIWVPVSIIERNKSPYTISYLPLAFRSVMASAMDQISLMVHQSLRNEATKSEDMFAQFQDTQESVRLAFLNCYLDFAGHLERIGNELSQSKEVSHLEIGYSNESEEDKSLTDVPESVQDPHQRLLMVLSNIGYCKDQLSFELYNKYKHIWLQGREKDEEESDVQDLVMSFSGVEEKVLEKYTFAKANLIRSAAANYLLDSGVQWGAAPAVKGVRDAAVELLHTLVAVHAEVFSGAKPLLDKTLGILVEGLIDTFLSLFHENKETHLRLVDVNGFCQLSIELEYLENILNPYFTSDARESLRSLQGVILEKATESASEALENPGHHRRRPTRGSEDALADDERQQGMSVSPDDLIALAQQYTSELLQSELERTRINTACFADSIPMELVPEPVKSAYASFRGPMDSPSRNFRGTHVTGSPSYSRQRRR; this is translated from the coding sequence ATGTCGAGTGACAATGAATTGGACGAGGACGAGCTTCTTCAAATGGCGCTGAAAGAGCAATCTCAGCGAGATCTTAATTACCGGAGACCTTCCTCCGCCAACAACCGCAAACCCGCCGCCAATAACGCTCGGACTCAACCGAAGAAAGCCTCTGTTCCTCAGGTACCCAAGCCCGACGGAGGAAGAGGAGCAAAGGCGAGAGTTGTGGTGGACGATGACGACGATGATTCCGAGGTTGAAATGCTTAGTATTTCAAGTGGTGATGATGAATCCACCGACAGAGATAATTCTCGACCTGGTGCTGTGGGTTCGAGGTCTCGTCCTGGGGCTGGTAGAGTTTCTGGGAAGGATGACGATGGCGGTTGGGATGGAGATGAGCCCGATCGTTGGAAACGCGTTGACGAGGCTGAGATTTCTCGAAGGGTTAGAGAAATGCGAGAGACAAGAACAGCTCCAGTTGCTCAAAAATTCGAGAAGAAAGCATCAGTTGTGGGTAAGAAGGGATTTAATTCTCTACAATCTTTCCCTCGTGGTATGGAATGTGTTGATCCACTTGGTTTGGGTATAATTGATAACAAATCGCTTAGGTTGATAACTGAGGCATCAGAAAGTTCTCCATCTAAGCAGGAAAGAGATAGTCAAGATCAAAACCTTCGTATGAAGTTGTTATATTGTTCTGAGAAATTTGATGCAAAGTTGTTTCTATCTCGGATTCACCAAGATACTAGTGCAGCAGAGCTACAAAGTGGTGCTCTTGCTTTGAAGAGTGATCTTAAAGGACGTACTcagcaaaagaaaaaattagtaaaagacAATTTTGATTGTTTTGTCTCGTGCAAAACCACAATTGATGATATTGAGTCGAAGTTGAGACGGATTGAAGAAGACCCAGAAGGATCAGGTACTTCAAATTTGTTTAATTGTATTTCTGGAGTGAGTTCATTGGCTAATCGTGCTTTTCAGCCTTTGTTTGAGAGGCAAGCTCAAGCTGAGAAAATCAGGTCAGTCCAGGGAATGTTACAGAGATTTCGTACATTATTCAATTTGCCAAGTACTATTCGTGGGAGCATTAGTAAAGGAGAATATGATTTAGCAGTTAGGGAATACAAGAAGGCGAAATCGATTGCTCTGCCATCTCATGTTGGAATACTCAAACGTGTTCTTGAAGAGGTTGAGAAAGTAATGCATGAATTCAAAGGTATGTTGTATAAGTCTATGGAAGATCCAAATATAGACTTAACAAATCTTGAAAACACTGTGAGATTGTTGATGGAGCTGGAACCTGATTCAGACCCAGTTTGGCATTACTTAAATATACAGAACCAAAGAATTCGTGGTTTGCTAGATAAGTGTACCTTTGATCATGAAAGTAGATTGGAAATTTTGCAGAATGAGATGAAGGAAAAAGCCTTATCTAATGCAAAATGGAAGCAAATTCAGCAAGGCTTAAATCAATCTACAGATGTTTACAGTTCATTGGACAATCACCTTCCATTGGAATTGGCATGTGAAGAAGTTGATGCACTCAGAGGAAGGTATATTCGTAGATTAACTGCTGTACTTATTCATCATATACCAGCCTTTTGGAAAATAGCACTTTCTGTTTTCAGTGGAAAATTTGCTAGTACTTCTGCAAATAAAGTTGATGATAAAATTGGGGATGGAAAGTTTTCAACGCATTCCCTTGATGAAGTTGCTGGAATGATTCTCAGTACTATTTCTGCTTATGAGGCGAAAGTACATAGTACATTTAATGATCTTGAAGAATCAAATATTCTTCGTTCGTTTATGAGTGATGCTATAAAGGATATTAGTAAAGCTTGCCAAGCTTTTGAAGCGAAGGAATCAGCTCCCCTTGTTGCTGTTACTGCACTACAGACGCTTCAATCAGAGATAACAAAGATTTACATTTTAAGGCTTTGCTCATGGATGCGTGTATCGACTGAGGAGATTTCAAATAAAGAAATATGGGTTCCAGTATCAATTATTGAGAGGAACAAATCTCCTTACACAATATCCTATCTGCCTCTGGCTTTCCGTTCTGTTATGGCCTCAGCAATGGATCAGATCAGTTTGATGGTTCATCAGTCTCTTAGGAATGAAGCCACAAAATCTGAAGACATGTTTGCTCAGTTTCAAGATACCCAAGAATCTGTTAGACTTGCATTTTTGAACTGTTACCTGGATTTCGCTGGTCATTTGGAGCGTATTGGGAATGAGCTCTCACAAAGCAAAGAAGTATCACATTTGGAGATTGGATATTCGAATGAATCAGAAGAAGACAAGTCATTGACTGATGTCCCAGAAAGTGTACAGGATCCACATCAAAGGCTCTTGATGGTTTTAAGTAATATTGGCTATTGCAAAGACCAACTTTCATTTGAGTTGTACAACAAATACAAACACATCTGGCTGCAGGGTAGGGAAAAGGACGAAGAGGAGAGTGACGTACAAGATCTTGTAATGTCTTTTTCTGGGGTTGAAGAAAAGGTCCTTGAGAAATATACTTTTGCTAAGGCTAACTTGATCAGATCTGCTGCAGCGAACTATTTGTTGGATTCTGGGGTTCAGTGGGGTGCTGCACCTGCAGTAAAAGGTGTTCGGGATGCAGCTGTTGAGTTACTGCACACTTTAGTAGCTGTTCATGCCGAGGTTTTTTCTGGTGCTAAACCCCTTCTGGACAAGACACTAGGCATTCTTGTGGAAGGTCTGATTGACACTTTCCTCAGTCTTTTCCATGAAAACAAGGAGACACATCTTAGGTTGGTTGACGTGAATGGTTTTTGTCAGCTCTCGATCGAGCTTGAATATTTGGAGAACATATTGAACCCTTATTTTACTTCTGATGCAAGAGAGTCTTTGAGGTCCTTACAAGGTGTGATTTTGGAGAAAGCAACAGAGAGTGCAAGTGAGGCTTTGGAGAATCCAGGGCATCACCGACGGAGACCTACCCGTGGTAGTGAAGATGCACTTGCAGATGATGAGAGACAACAAGGAATGAGTGTATCACCAGATGATCTAATTGCTCTTGCCCAACAGTATACTTCGGAGTTGCTTCAGTCAGAACTCGAAAGGACTCGAATCAACACAGCATGCTTTGCGGATTCAATTCCTATGGAGTTGGTGCCAGAACCTGTTAAGTCTGCTTATGCTTCATTCAGGGGTCCAATGGACTCACCCAGCAGAAACTTTAGAGGGACACATGTTACTGGATCCCCAAGCTATTCTCGCCAAAGACGTCGGTGA
- the LOC133033563 gene encoding probable polygalacturonase At1g80170, protein MAEYSTLLVPSGHTYLVQPLSFNGPCKSPNLFFQVEGGIVAPKSPNEWNTKNKDLISFVEVVGLSLNATATIDGRGKPWWDASCRDHPKLQGCFGRMPTTVVFLHCTRVKVVRLLVVNSPQTHILVWNSDSVELNYLSVNSPANSPNTDGLHIQASTNVSIHHSIIKSGDDCVSIGDQSSHISIINLICGPGHGVSIGSLGKDGSVANVSNIKVHRVKFFGTSNGVRIKTYQVGKGIVQHVEFRNLTFYDVQNPIVIDQHYCFDPNGCHDLATAVHIDNIIYSGAKGTSASEVALNLNCSKTVACTNIKLEDIQITPSKQLKSVESSCNNAHGVTTGIVKPASCL, encoded by the exons ATGGCAGAGTATTCTACCTTGTTGGTTCCATCAGGCCATACATATCTGGTCCAACCCCTCTCTTTTAATGGCCCCTGCAAGTCCCCTAATCTCTTTTttcag GTAGAAGGAGGGATTGTAGCACCAAAGAGTCCTAATGAATGGAACACAAAGAATAAGGATTTGATATCATTTGTTGAAGTTGTTGGGCTCTCTCTAAATGCCACAGCCACTATTGATGGCCGTGGTAAACCATGGTGGGATGCCTCTTGTAGAGACCACCCTAAGTTACAG GGCTGCTTCGGCAGAATGCCAACG ACAGTGGTATTCTTACATTGTACAAGAGTTAAAGTGGTACGATTATTGGTGGTTAACAGTCCACAAACTCATATACTTGTGTGGAATAGTGATAGTGTTGAATTGAACTACTTGTCTGTAAATTCTCCTGCTAATAGTCCCAACACTGATGGCCTTCACATTCAAGCTTCAACTAATGTCTCAATTCACCACTCTATTATCAAAtctg GTGATGATTGTGTCTCAATTGGTGATCAGTCTTCTCATATTTCGATTATCAACTTAATTTGTGGCCCTGGTCATGGCGTAAG tATTGGAAGTTTGGGCAAAGATGGAAGCGTAGCCAATGTAAGCAACATAAAAGTGCATCGAGTTAAGTTCTTTGGCACATCCAATGGTGTCCGTATTAAAACATACCAG GTTGGAAAAGGGATTGTTCAACACGTTGAGTTTCGCAATCTAACATTCTACGACGTTCAAAATCCAATCGTAATTGACCAACACTATTGTTTCGATCCAAATGGCTGTCATgacttg GCTACTGCTGTTCATAtagacaatattatttatagtgGAGCAAAGGGGACATCAGCTTCTGAAGTGGCTTTGAATTTGAATTGTAGTAAAACAGTGGCTTGTACTAATATTAAGTTGGAAGATATTCAAATAACACCATCGAAACAACTAAAGAGTGTTGAGTCTAGTTGCAACAATGCTCATGGTGTCACTACTGGAATTGTCAAACCAGCTTCTTGCCTTTAA